From the genome of Rathayibacter sp. VKM Ac-2804:
GTGCCCGCGGTGCGCGAGGAGGCGGCCGAGGTGCTGCACGACTCCGTCGAGCTGGTCACCCTCGTCGTCGACGACGCCCGCCTCGACGCGGCGCCCCGCGGCTCCGGCGTGCTCGTCGCCCCGACCGCCCGCGACGTCACGGCGAAGGCGCTCACCCATGCGACCGCGAAGTGGGCGTGGCTCGCCGCCGGTCTGCCCGCGGGCCGGCACGTCCTCCGCCTCTCCTACGGGCGCCCGGGCGAGCACCCGCCGCTCGAGGGCGCGACCGACGCCGAGGCGGCCGCGACCGCGCTGCGCGACGCGTCGATCCTGCTGGGGATCGAGCTCGACCCCGCCACCCTCGTCGACTCCGCGCGGGTGCGCTGGGCGAACGTCCGGCCCGCCGCGGCACTGGGCCGCCGGGCGCACCTGGAGGCGTTCCGCGAGGCGCTCGCCCCGGTCGCGGGCATCGCCGTGACCGGCACCTGGCTCGCGGGGACGGGTCTGGCCTCTGTGCTCCCGCACGCCGCCGGGACCGCCGCTCTTATCCGGCGCCGACTGGTGCGTCAAGGCGTCGGCATTCCGCGCGAAGAATATGACGGCGACGGCTACTCTGGGAGCCAGGCATCCGCGTGAGTGCGGCGTGCCCCGACACGAGTGGTCATCGACCGCGTGAACGAGCCGCGAGAGCGGCCCAGGACGAGGAGTAGGCGTGAAGGGCAAGATTCTTTTCGTGGCAGGAGCCGCAGCGGGCTACGTGCTGGGAGCGCGTGCAGGCCGCAAGCGGTACGAGCAGATCGCCTCGGCGGCGAACAGGTTCTGGCAGACGCAGCCCGTGCAGGACGTCGCGGGTGCCGTGGGCGGAGCGGCGAAGACGCAGCTCAGCACGGTCTCCGACAAGGCCTACGAGCTCGTCCGCACCGTCGTGGTGAAGGCCGTCTCCGGCGGCAAGAAGGCGCAGGGCGCCTCGCCCGCCGAGGCGACCGCCGCGGCCCGCTCGGCCGCGTCGAAGGTCGACGAGGCCGCCGCCGCGGCCGGCTCCGGAGGATCGACCTCGTCGTCCTCCACCAGCAAGGCGTAGTCCTCATCCCCCCGGGCCGTCCGTTCGGCCGAGGCCCGGCACGTCCCCCCTGCGAGGAGCCCCCGTGGTGAACGAACGCAATCCGAAGAACGCCCGATCGCTGGGCGAGCTGGTCAGCGACCTCCCCGGTCTCGTGATCGAGCTCGTGAAGGCCGAGATCGCCTCCCTCAAGAACGAGCTGTCCGGCAAGGCGAAGAGCGCCGGCCTGGCGGTCGCGCTGTTCGCGGTCGCGGCCTTCTTCCTCCTCACCGCGTGGGCGACCCTCGTCACCTTCGCGATCATCGGCATCGCCTC
Proteins encoded in this window:
- a CDS encoding YtxH domain-containing protein, whose product is MAGAAAGYVLGARAGRKRYEQIASAANRFWQTQPVQDVAGAVGGAAKTQLSTVSDKAYELVRTVVVKAVSGGKKAQGASPAEATAAARSAASKVDEAAAAAGSGGSTSSSSTSKA
- a CDS encoding phage holin family protein translates to MVNERNPKNARSLGELVSDLPGLVIELVKAEIASLKNELSGKAKSAGLAVALFAVAAFFLLTAWATLVTFAIIGIASWLPAWLSALIVTVFFLLVAVVLILVGVKSIKKAVPPVPQDSIESIKKDVQAFKGVGSYDH